Proteins from a single region of Candidatus Effluviviaceae Genus I sp.:
- a CDS encoding DNA translocase FtsK 4TM domain-containing protein — protein MRPRAADGEERGGKRVGMFDHMSDERRRQLIGVLLLFLGLLIAVSLGTHVYFVRSRDLGPEVWTTRLGVQNRQIASWMFEFLGIGAWAIPALLVMWGWNRVRGEAAARLALRSVFLAAVAMTVIALIALVAGERGASTSGVVGAFIADSGTRHIGKVGTFLAGVGVLVAVTLLTTDFNIDVLFTPFERLGAGLGRLAASAGAALLGAIRGRGRQKERRPEKAARAPQIRAATEPQPARRVPPPANAAPATAGTSAVTAAAPARPARRAPTISEPSGAPRAAPRPRPAAGGDFRLPPLSLLDDPPDAARVQVSREELLERSKLLEEKLADFGVTAAVTQVHPGPIITRFEIEPARGVKVAQIAHLQDDLALAMKATAIRIIAPIPGRGAVGIEIPNEHPASVYLKDVLASETYQHVRSEIPLALGKDTTGRVFCADLAKMPHLLVAGATGSGKSICLNALLTGILFRSTPEQVRLLLIDPKRLELPRYAGVPHLIAPVVTDAKPAGMALQWLVGEMDRRYDILSALTVRDIYGFNDRIQAKEDLDALAPEDRARLPHVVVVVDEFADLMLRAPRDVEAPVQRLAQMARAVGIHLVFATQRPSVDVITGVIKANFASRIAFRVISMTDSRTVLDRNGAETLLGSGDMLFLPTGKPDPIRLHGAYISNEETARLVSFLRRQGKPAYAFDFDDEKGVAQLAAAKEDELFDKALEIVVGTQMGSTSLLQRRLSIGYARAGRLMDLLEMNGVVGPYKGSKCRDVLVGPEYLETAARKPGPRPPAAKGRIPADEDDVFEEDEIVHEDAEVGDAWEEHHDDDPDEPEDDEEVPAKKRQPKREDEDEYEEEDITYDDDEDDDEDDDEDHDEDHEH, from the coding sequence GTGAGGCCGCGCGCCGCTGACGGCGAGGAGCGCGGAGGGAAGCGCGTGGGGATGTTCGACCACATGAGCGACGAGCGCCGGCGCCAGCTCATCGGCGTCCTGCTCCTTTTCCTCGGCCTCCTCATCGCGGTCAGCCTCGGCACGCACGTCTACTTCGTGCGCTCGCGCGACCTCGGCCCCGAGGTCTGGACGACCAGGCTCGGCGTGCAGAACCGCCAGATCGCGAGCTGGATGTTCGAGTTCCTCGGGATCGGCGCGTGGGCCATCCCCGCGCTGCTCGTGATGTGGGGGTGGAACCGCGTCCGCGGCGAGGCTGCGGCCCGGCTCGCGCTCAGGAGCGTCTTCCTCGCCGCGGTCGCGATGACGGTCATCGCGCTCATCGCCCTCGTTGCGGGCGAGCGCGGTGCCTCGACGTCGGGCGTGGTGGGAGCCTTCATCGCCGACTCCGGCACGCGCCACATCGGGAAGGTCGGCACGTTCCTCGCAGGCGTGGGCGTGCTGGTCGCCGTGACGCTCCTCACGACGGACTTCAACATCGATGTTCTCTTCACGCCCTTCGAGCGCCTCGGCGCGGGGCTCGGGCGGCTCGCCGCGTCCGCCGGGGCCGCGCTGCTCGGAGCGATCCGGGGACGCGGCAGGCAGAAGGAGCGCAGGCCGGAGAAGGCGGCGCGCGCGCCTCAGATCCGCGCGGCCACCGAACCTCAGCCCGCGCGGCGGGTGCCGCCACCCGCGAACGCCGCGCCGGCGACAGCCGGGACATCGGCCGTGACCGCCGCGGCGCCCGCCAGACCGGCGCGCAGGGCGCCGACCATCTCGGAGCCCTCCGGGGCGCCGAGGGCCGCCCCCAGGCCCCGGCCCGCCGCCGGCGGGGACTTCCGGCTTCCGCCGCTCTCGCTCCTCGACGACCCGCCGGACGCCGCTCGGGTCCAGGTGTCCAGGGAGGAGCTCCTCGAGCGCTCGAAGCTCCTCGAGGAGAAGCTCGCGGACTTCGGCGTCACGGCCGCCGTGACGCAGGTGCACCCGGGGCCCATCATCACGAGGTTCGAGATCGAGCCCGCGCGCGGCGTCAAGGTGGCACAGATCGCGCACCTCCAGGACGACCTCGCGCTCGCCATGAAGGCGACGGCGATCCGCATCATCGCGCCGATCCCCGGGCGCGGCGCCGTGGGCATCGAGATCCCCAACGAGCACCCCGCGAGCGTGTACCTGAAGGACGTGCTGGCGTCGGAGACCTACCAGCATGTGCGCTCGGAGATCCCGCTCGCCCTCGGCAAGGACACGACGGGGCGCGTCTTCTGCGCCGACCTCGCGAAGATGCCGCACCTTCTCGTCGCCGGCGCGACGGGATCGGGGAAGAGCATCTGCCTCAACGCGCTCCTCACCGGCATCCTCTTCCGCTCGACGCCGGAGCAGGTGAGGCTCCTTCTCATCGACCCCAAGCGGCTCGAGCTTCCGAGGTACGCGGGGGTCCCCCATCTCATCGCGCCGGTCGTGACCGACGCCAAGCCCGCGGGCATGGCGCTCCAGTGGCTCGTGGGGGAGATGGACAGGCGCTACGACATCCTGTCCGCCCTCACCGTGCGCGACATCTACGGGTTCAACGACCGCATCCAGGCGAAGGAAGACCTGGACGCGCTCGCCCCGGAGGACCGGGCGAGACTGCCGCACGTCGTGGTGGTGGTCGACGAGTTCGCCGACCTGATGCTTCGGGCGCCGCGCGACGTCGAGGCGCCCGTCCAGCGGCTGGCACAGATGGCGAGGGCCGTGGGCATCCACCTCGTCTTCGCGACCCAGAGGCCTTCGGTGGACGTGATCACGGGTGTCATCAAGGCAAATTTCGCGTCGAGGATCGCATTCAGGGTGATCTCCATGACCGACTCAAGGACCGTGCTGGACCGAAACGGCGCCGAGACGCTGCTCGGCAGTGGCGACATGCTCTTTCTCCCCACGGGGAAGCCGGACCCCATACGCCTCCACGGGGCGTACATCTCGAACGAGGAGACGGCCAGGCTCGTCTCGTTCCTCCGCCGCCAGGGGAAGCCCGCCTACGCCTTCGACTTCGACGACGAGAAGGGCGTGGCGCAGCTGGCGGCCGCCAAGGAGGACGAGCTGTTCGACAAGGCGCTCGAGATCGTCGTCGGGACGCAGATGGGCTCGACCTCGCTTCTCCAGCGCAGGTTGTCGATCGGGTACGCGAGGGCGGGGCGCCTCATGGACCTGCTCGAGATGAACGGCGTCGTCGGGCCGTACAAGGGCAGCAAGTGCCGCGACGTGCTCGTCGGGCCCGAGTACCTCGAGACGGCCGCGCGCAAGCCGGGGCCGCGCCCGCCGGCCGCCAAGGGGCGCATCCCCGCCGACGAGGACGACGTGTTCGAGGAGGACGAGATCGTCCACGAGGACGCCGAGGTCGGCGATGCCTGGGAGGAGCACCACGACGACGACCCCGACGAGCCGGAAGATGACGAGGAGGTCCCGGCCAAGAAGCGTCAGCCGAAGCGCGAGGACGAGGACGAGTACGAGGAAGAGGACATCACCTACGACGACGACGAGGACGATGACGAGGATGACGACGAAGACCACGACGAGGACCACGAGCACTGA
- a CDS encoding outer membrane lipoprotein carrier protein LolA: protein MTTKTTTRTTSTDLALGRGAAPGSRAALALAVALAVSAGAWLGLRAAEDAAAAEPSAALAEARGVVRAALARYEAARSYRLDFEQETFWALADSTTVVRGTLVYRRPGSVAVRYEDGSRIVVTGDSMRLYTAQTAQFFVGGIDSSDVALDPPRLLRAYEPDPRFPFAEADRRTDGLRVVNLKPGPLYGEPARVLATIDAGTDALTQLTAVATSGDRTTYRILASRFDVNVSDGDFVLRRPPGATLMKGSPF, encoded by the coding sequence ATGACGACGAAGACCACGACGAGGACCACGAGCACTGACCTTGCGCTCGGCCGCGGCGCGGCGCCCGGCAGCCGCGCCGCCCTCGCGCTCGCCGTGGCGCTCGCGGTGTCGGCTGGAGCGTGGCTCGGGCTCCGAGCGGCGGAGGACGCCGCGGCCGCGGAGCCGTCGGCCGCGCTCGCCGAGGCGCGAGGCGTCGTGCGGGCCGCGCTCGCGAGGTACGAGGCGGCCCGTTCGTACCGCCTCGACTTCGAACAGGAGACCTTCTGGGCGCTCGCGGACTCGACGACCGTCGTGCGCGGCACGCTCGTGTACCGGCGCCCGGGAAGCGTCGCCGTCCGGTATGAGGACGGCAGCAGGATCGTCGTCACGGGCGACAGCATGCGCCTTTACACGGCGCAGACGGCCCAGTTCTTCGTGGGCGGGATCGACTCCTCGGACGTGGCGCTCGACCCCCCGAGGCTCCTTCGCGCGTACGAGCCGGACCCGCGGTTCCCGTTCGCCGAAGCCGACCGGCGAACGGACGGCCTGCGCGTTGTCAACCTGAAGCCCGGCCCGCTCTACGGAGAGCCGGCGCGCGTCCTGGCCACCATCGACGCGGGCACGGACGCGCTCACGCAGCTCACGGCCGTCGCCACCTCCGGCGACAGGACCACGTACAGGATCCTCGCGTCGCGGTTCGACGTGAACGTCTCCGACGGCGACTTCGTCCTGCGCCGCCCGCCCGGCGCGACGCTGATGAAAGGCTCGCCGTTCTGA